One genomic segment of Equus przewalskii isolate Varuska chromosome 13, EquPr2, whole genome shotgun sequence includes these proteins:
- the LOC103551343 gene encoding proline-rich protein HaeIII subfamily 1-like, protein MDFQFGKMKKVLNMDRLIRVKTVRLTSKRSLSNCTTKVNTVHAESPHGRGAPPQPARVKEREHCNFRIRSAGNAGVRPRQTSGPPDREVSGAGSGRHHRNHHHFPGKLQSRTLAHRELRADSSPQGRRPRGPSTGLARAPSPLEQSLETGRNFPERKRGGAAGPAARSAPAAAAPQLPERQEAPTPPARPARAQARAPAGEAGRTPHPRPREPDSRRGCGGDGAPPARGARPGAARLRSPPGAHVRAERVTCGERGERRRIPRPEADGRRFVSVLSGSEEEEMGRPSPPPPARPRPRPPPPARRPRPRPPFPAPPSGALFPAPPAAAALLSQPSLWGQAPDRKGLATPDRDPQQDLLLSVIHPRVASSQAPNGRSGRSDPPPATPNQRKEER, encoded by the exons atGGATTTccagtttgggaaaatgaaaaaagttttgaATATGGACA GACTAATCAGAGTTAAGACTGTCCGATTAACCAGCAAGAGAAGTCTGAGTAATTGCACAACAAAGGTTAACACGGTACACGCCGAAAGTCCACACGGGCGTGGCGCACCGCCCCAACCAGCCCGTGTCAAAGAAAGGGAGCACTGCAACTTTCGCATTCGCTCGGCCGGGAATGCGGGCGTGCGGCCTCGGCAAACGTCCGGTCCACCAGACCGGGAAGTTTCGGGGGCGGGGAGCGGGCGCCACCACAGAAACCACCATCACTTCCCTGGAAAACTCCAGTCCCGGACCCTCGCGCACCGAGAACTGCGCGCAGACTCTTCCCCACAGGGAAGGCGGCCGAGGGGGCCCAGCACGGGCCTGGCGCGCGCCCCGAGTCCGCTCGAACAAAGTTTAGAAACCGGGAGAAACTTTCCCGAGAGGAAGCGCGGCGGCGCCGCCGGGCCTGCAGCTCGCTCTGCCCCAGCCGCTGCGGCCCCTCAACTTCCCGAGCGCCAGGAAGCTCCGACCCCGCCGGCCCGCCCGGCCAGGGCCCAGGCCCGAGCCCCCGCAGGGGAAGCGGGCCGGACGCCCCACCCGCGCCCCCGAGAGCCCGACTCCCGGCGGGGCTGCGGAGGAGAcggcgccccgcccgcccgcgggGCCCGGCCTGGGGCGGCCAGGCTGAGGAGCCCTCCGGGAGCCCACGTCCGCGCGGAGAGAGTTACCTGCGGCGAGCGGGGCGAGCGCAGAAGGATTCCGAGGCCCGAAGCCGACGGCCGCCGCTTTGTCTCCGTGCTGTCCGGCtcggaggaggaggaaatgggccGCCCgtcgcccccgcccccggcccgcccccgcccgcggcccccgccccccgcccggcggccccggccccgcccgccctTCCCGGCACCTCCCTCCGGTGCGCTCTTCCCGGCGCCTCCCGCTGCCGCCGCCCTGCTTTCCCAGCCCTCGCTTTGGGGGCAAGCCCCCGACCGAAAGGGCCTGGCGACGCCGGACCGGGACCCTCAACAGGACCTCTTACTCTCCGTCATTCACCCCAGAGTTGCTTCATCCCAGGCCCCTAATGGGCGCTCAGGCCGGAGTGACCCACCCCCCGCAACCCCCaaccagaggaaggaggagcGGTGA